A portion of the Hydractinia symbiolongicarpus strain clone_291-10 chromosome 10, HSymV2.1, whole genome shotgun sequence genome contains these proteins:
- the LOC130662741 gene encoding uncharacterized protein LOC130662741 — protein sequence MSSPHRITNGEKHSDDTAKSSSYHHAYSQYPNPYNYQNHCHDNLVYVVPSDISESSGEPMTKNAGSRWREDETEALVEIWRDKICQTRWWKQSKGVRVNKEMWEEIAQILAERDVFRTPSQCQIRMKNLLQFYRQTVDNRRSEKSMEDLPEYFDIVDRIMSKRDGNFSSLIDDKSGSEDTGETAENSCDKERKRSYTETKENESGDIPASNKVNIKAETERQNEDPRTHINGEKVRTGDVRHNTFHAYNPGNVIPTYIPTEGFMQSYWNSHKNCCNGEPVNKKSCLGSEREHLPRFQEREKLPRFQEINPRYIPMRQNVIRSRFMEAKQNHACTEACATSACYKSALQHSMPPANKHYSPETDLSSSSLRFIQELLNLQYRQMENFLEMEKKRLEIEEKRLQESRESDDRHSAFLMEAVKILAESFRKVESKEHRQPKSS from the exons ATGTCGTCGCC ACATCGTATAACAAATGGAGAGAAACATTCAGATGACACTGCCAAAAGCTCCAGCTACCATCATGCGTACTCTCAATATCCCAACCCTTACAATTATCAAAATCATTGCCACGACAATCTTGTATACGTTGTACCATCTGATATAAGCGAGTCTAGCGGAGAGCCAATGACTAAAAATGCAGGTTCAAGATGGCGTGAAGATGAGACGGAAGCGTTAGTTGAAATTTGGCGCGATAAAATATGTCAAACAAGATGGTGGAAGCAAAGTAAAGGAGTGCGCGTTAATAAAGAGATGTGGGAGGAGATAGCTCAAATACTGGCCGAAAGAGATGTTTTTCGGACACCAAGTCAGTGCCAAATACGAATGAAAAATCTGCTGCAGTTTTACAGACAAACTGTTGACAACAGACGTTCTGAAAAATCGATGGAGGATTTACCAGAATATTTTGACATTGTCGATCGAATTATGTCAAAAAGAGACGGGAATTTTTCGAGTTTAATTGACGATAAAAGTGGTAGTGAAGATACCGGGGAAACTGCAGAGAACAGCTGCGACAAAGAGCGAAAACGCTCCTAcacagaaacaaaagaaaatgaatcCGGAGACATTCCGGCATCAAACAAGGTAAACATTAAGGCGGAAACAGAACGACAAAATGAAGATCCCCGTACTCATATAAACGGTGAAAAGGTACGTACCGGTGATGTGAGACACAATACTTTCCATGCATATAATCCGGGCAATGTCATCCCAACATACATTCCGACAGAAGGTTTTATGCAATCGTATTGGAACAGTCACAAAAACTGCTGCAACGGTGAACCGGTAAATAAAAAGTCATGCTTGGGAAGTGAAAGGGAACATTTGCCTCGCTTTCAGGAAAGAGAAAAATTACCTCGCTTTCAAGAAATAAATCCAAGATACATTCCCATGCGGCAAAACGTCATTCGCAGTCGTTTCATGGAAGCGAAACAGAACCACGCATGCACAGAAGCATGTGCGACATCGGCATGCTACAAATCCGCTTTGCAACATTCGATGCCTCCTGCAAACAAACATTATTCCCCTGAGACAGACCTTAGTTCTTCCTCGCTGCGTTTCATCCAAGAACTGTTAAATCTTCAGTATAGACAAATGGAAAACTTTCTTGAAATGGAGAAAAAAAGATTGGAGATTGAAGAGAAGCGACTGCAAGAGTCAAGAGAGTCAGATGATCGACATTCTGCTTTCTTGATGGAAGCTGTCAAAATCTTAGCTGAATCCTTTCGAAAGGTTGAATCAAAAGAACATAGGCAGCCAAAATCAAGTTGA
- the LOC130662742 gene encoding choline/ethanolamine kinase-like isoform X2 — MENRLMDRSSSVASINELVGNEEDKSLARTGEEICLTKCEDEVFIANAYRYCSRYLIGNWAKCPPEEFDVHYVSGGLTNYLYMCSLPNHVSLLENEPRKVLIRIYGSIVDRKQRFNEGVVFTLLSERGFGPKSYGVFYSGRIEEYIPHRHLYTRELADPEISKMIANKTGHFHCMKLPLNKQPVFLWESFEKFLSMCNDIKFESDKNQNLYEALMKDFDFHKEYDWLRTMLIQLNSPVVFCHNDLQEGNILYIKEDKKTDITLIDYDYSSYNYRGFDFGNHFCEFMYEYKDEHEDGFRTYHNGYPTKEEQIIFASEYLDTLTQIKNKILPGESNTDKTCATIHICSVEELLHEANRFALASHLFWALWSIIQAHVSKIDFNYLKYARVRMETYKEQKKQLDYE, encoded by the exons ATGGAGAACAGATTGATGGATCGTTCATCATCAGTTGCTTCTATCAATGAGTTGGTTGGCAATGAAGAAGACAAAAGTTTGGCAAGAACTGGTGAAGAGATTTGTTTGACCAAATGCGAAGATGAAGTGTTCATTGCAAATGCATATCGATATTGTAGCCGATACCTTATTGGCAACTGGGCAAAATGCCCTCCTGAAGAATTTGATGTGCATTATGTCAG tggtGGATTGACAAACTATCTGTACATGTGCTCGCTACCCAACCACGTGAGCCTCCTGGAGAACGAACCGAGAAAAGTGTTAATAAGAATATATGGTAGTATTGTGGACCGAAAGCAAAGATTCAACGAAGGGGTTGTTTTCACCCTACTTTCCGAACGAGGTTTTGGTCCTAAATCATATGGTGTGTTTTACTCTGGCCGTATAGAGGAGTATATTCCA cATCGCCACCTTTATACGAGAGAGCTGGCTGATCCAGAAATCTCAAAAATGATTGCAAACAAGACGGGACATTTCCACTGCATGAAACTTCCACTAAATAAACAACCAGTGTTTTTATGGGAAAGTTTTGAAAA ATTCCTGAGCATGTGCAACGACATTAAATTTGaaagtgacaaaaatcaaaacttgTATGAAGCACTTATGAAGGACTTTGATTTCCACAAAGAATATGATTGGTTACG AACGATGTTGATTCAATTGAATTCGCCAGTTGTCTTTTGCCACAATGATTTACAAGAAG gaaacATACTTTACATCAAAGAAGACAAGAAAACAGACATCACGCTCATAGACTACGATTACAGCAGTTACAATTACAG AGGATTTGATTTTGGAAATCATTTTTGTGAATTCATGTATGAGTACAAGGACGAACATGAAGATGGATTCAGAACATATCACAATGGATATCCAACCAAAGAAGAACAG attattttcgCATCGGAATATCTGGATACTTTAACACAAATCAAAAACAAGATTTTGCCAGGAGAAAGTAATACTGATAAAACATGCGCTACCATTCACATCTGTAGTGTCGAAGAGCTTCTACATGAAGCTAACAG atttgCTCTAGCATCCCATTTATTTTGGGCATTATGGTCAATTATACAAGCTCACGTGTCCAAAATCGATTTTAATTATTTA AAATACGCGAGAGTGCGCATGGAAACATACAAAGAACAGAAGAAACAATTAGACTACGAATGA
- the LOC130662742 gene encoding choline/ethanolamine kinase-like isoform X1 translates to MALRFPIIKKALNLFRKNIFTRVFMENRLMDRSSSVASINELVGNEEDKSLARTGEEICLTKCEDEVFIANAYRYCSRYLIGNWAKCPPEEFDVHYVSGGLTNYLYMCSLPNHVSLLENEPRKVLIRIYGSIVDRKQRFNEGVVFTLLSERGFGPKSYGVFYSGRIEEYIPHRHLYTRELADPEISKMIANKTGHFHCMKLPLNKQPVFLWESFEKFLSMCNDIKFESDKNQNLYEALMKDFDFHKEYDWLRTMLIQLNSPVVFCHNDLQEGNILYIKEDKKTDITLIDYDYSSYNYRGFDFGNHFCEFMYEYKDEHEDGFRTYHNGYPTKEEQIIFASEYLDTLTQIKNKILPGESNTDKTCATIHICSVEELLHEANRFALASHLFWALWSIIQAHVSKIDFNYLKYARVRMETYKEQKKQLDYE, encoded by the exons ATGGCTCTTAGGTTCCCAATTATAAAAAAGGCTCTTAATTTgttcagaaaaaatattttcacaagaGTGTTTATGGAGAACAGATTGATGGATCGTTCATCATCAGTTGCTTCTATCAATGAGTTGGTTGGCAATGAAGAAGACAAAAGTTTGGCAAGAACTGGTGAAGAGATTTGTTTGACCAAATGCGAAGATGAAGTGTTCATTGCAAATGCATATCGATATTGTAGCCGATACCTTATTGGCAACTGGGCAAAATGCCCTCCTGAAGAATTTGATGTGCATTATGTCAG tggtGGATTGACAAACTATCTGTACATGTGCTCGCTACCCAACCACGTGAGCCTCCTGGAGAACGAACCGAGAAAAGTGTTAATAAGAATATATGGTAGTATTGTGGACCGAAAGCAAAGATTCAACGAAGGGGTTGTTTTCACCCTACTTTCCGAACGAGGTTTTGGTCCTAAATCATATGGTGTGTTTTACTCTGGCCGTATAGAGGAGTATATTCCA cATCGCCACCTTTATACGAGAGAGCTGGCTGATCCAGAAATCTCAAAAATGATTGCAAACAAGACGGGACATTTCCACTGCATGAAACTTCCACTAAATAAACAACCAGTGTTTTTATGGGAAAGTTTTGAAAA ATTCCTGAGCATGTGCAACGACATTAAATTTGaaagtgacaaaaatcaaaacttgTATGAAGCACTTATGAAGGACTTTGATTTCCACAAAGAATATGATTGGTTACG AACGATGTTGATTCAATTGAATTCGCCAGTTGTCTTTTGCCACAATGATTTACAAGAAG gaaacATACTTTACATCAAAGAAGACAAGAAAACAGACATCACGCTCATAGACTACGATTACAGCAGTTACAATTACAG AGGATTTGATTTTGGAAATCATTTTTGTGAATTCATGTATGAGTACAAGGACGAACATGAAGATGGATTCAGAACATATCACAATGGATATCCAACCAAAGAAGAACAG attattttcgCATCGGAATATCTGGATACTTTAACACAAATCAAAAACAAGATTTTGCCAGGAGAAAGTAATACTGATAAAACATGCGCTACCATTCACATCTGTAGTGTCGAAGAGCTTCTACATGAAGCTAACAG atttgCTCTAGCATCCCATTTATTTTGGGCATTATGGTCAATTATACAAGCTCACGTGTCCAAAATCGATTTTAATTATTTA AAATACGCGAGAGTGCGCATGGAAACATACAAAGAACAGAAGAAACAATTAGACTACGAATGA